One genomic segment of Candidatus Neomarinimicrobiota bacterium includes these proteins:
- a CDS encoding NAD-dependent epimerase/dehydratase family protein encodes MYMMHFSTLIDFNAYNWAVKYGVKKVFYSSSACIYPKYNQRDPENPKCSEESAYPAMPDSEYGWEKLFSERMYLAFNRNYGLDVRIARFHNIFGPEGSWNDGREKAPAAICRKVATAKLKGEKYIEIWGDGKQTRSFLYIDECLEGVRRLMESDFTGPVNIGSEEMVTINQLAEMVMDIAGVKLEIKHISGPTGVRGRNSDNRLIMEKLGWKPNMPLREGLKITYRWIEERVKRYLSL; translated from the coding sequence ATGTATATGATGCATTTCTCTACATTGATAGATTTTAATGCATATAACTGGGCAGTGAAATACGGGGTAAAAAAGGTATTTTATTCCTCTTCAGCGTGTATTTATCCTAAGTATAACCAAAGAGATCCGGAGAATCCAAAGTGTTCAGAGGAATCTGCATATCCTGCGATGCCTGATAGCGAGTATGGATGGGAGAAGCTTTTTAGTGAGAGGATGTATTTAGCGTTTAATAGGAATTATGGACTTGATGTAAGAATTGCACGGTTTCATAATATATTTGGACCGGAGGGTTCATGGAATGATGGTAGGGAGAAAGCTCCAGCAGCGATATGCAGGAAAGTAGCAACAGCTAAGTTAAAAGGAGAGAAGTATATAGAAATATGGGGAGATGGTAAGCAGACGAGATCGTTTTTGTATATAGATGAGTGTTTGGAAGGTGTGAGGAGATTAATGGAATCAGATTTTACAGGTCCTGTAAATATTGGGTCCGAAGAGATGGTAACAATAAATCAGCTTGCGGAGATGGTTATGGATATAGCAGGGGTAAAACTTGAGATAAAACACATTTCTGGACCTACTGGAGTTAGAGGGAGGAATTCGGATAATAGATTGATAATGGAAAAACTTGGATGGAAACCGAATATGCCGTTGAGAGAAGGTTTAAAGATAACGTATAGATGGATTGAAGAAAGGGTTAAAAGGTATTTATCTTTGTAA
- a CDS encoding GDP-L-fucose synthase, whose amino-acid sequence MNKNSKIYVAGHRGMVGSAIVRKLKEEGYNNLVFRTSKELDLRRQKDTEEFFEKERPEYVFLAAAKVGGILANSTYVAEFIYDNIMIAANVINSAYKFGVKKLLNLGSSCIYPRNCSQPMKEEYLLSGKLEPTNEPYAIAKITAIKLCKYYNEQYGTNFISVMPTNLYGPNDNFNLETAHVPAALLRKFHLAKLLKEENFDSIKKDMKKYPIGFGLDKKINLEDENSIVQNLEKIGITKDFVLIWGTGDAYREFLYVDDLANACLFLMDRYNFEDIGEFINIGTGKDVKIKEFAEMIKEIVGFDGEIRYDISKPDGTPRKLLDISRIKKFKWQPRISLKEGIKKFYDYYRNSIDRDL is encoded by the coding sequence ATGAATAAAAACTCAAAAATATACGTTGCCGGGCACAGAGGAATGGTGGGTTCTGCTATTGTCAGGAAATTGAAAGAAGAGGGATATAACAATCTTGTTTTTAGGACCAGTAAAGAACTCGATTTAAGAAGACAGAAAGATACAGAGGAATTTTTTGAAAAAGAAAGGCCTGAGTACGTTTTCCTTGCTGCAGCAAAAGTCGGGGGCATTTTAGCAAACTCAACCTATGTCGCTGAGTTTATTTATGATAACATAATGATTGCAGCTAATGTGATAAATTCTGCTTATAAATTTGGTGTAAAAAAATTGCTCAATCTCGGTTCATCTTGTATATATCCTAGAAACTGTTCTCAGCCAATGAAAGAAGAATATCTTTTATCAGGGAAACTGGAGCCTACAAATGAACCTTATGCAATTGCCAAAATAACAGCAATAAAACTCTGTAAGTATTACAATGAACAGTATGGAACAAATTTTATCTCAGTTATGCCAACAAACCTCTATGGTCCAAATGATAACTTTAATCTAGAAACAGCCCATGTTCCAGCAGCATTATTAAGAAAATTTCATCTTGCAAAGCTATTAAAAGAAGAAAATTTCGATAGTATAAAAAAGGATATGAAAAAATATCCTATTGGCTTTGGCTTAGATAAAAAAATAAATTTAGAAGATGAGAATTCAATTGTTCAAAATCTTGAAAAAATAGGAATAACAAAGGATTTTGTTTTAATCTGGGGAACAGGAGATGCTTACAGAGAATTTTTATATGTGGATGATTTAGCTAATGCCTGTTTATTTTTAATGGATAGATACAACTTTGAAGATATTGGAGAATTTATAAATATCGGGACTGGAAAAGATGTAAAAATAAAAGAATTTGCAGAAATGATAAAAGAAATAGTTGGATTTGATGGTGAAATAAGGTATGATATATCAAAACCTGATGGTACACCCAGAAAACTTCTTGATATTTCAAGGATTAAAAAATTTAAATGGCAGCCAAGAATAAGTTTAAAAGAAGGAATTAAAAAATTTTATGATTACTATAGAAATTCTATTGATAGGGATCTGTGA
- the gmd gene encoding GDP-mannose 4,6-dehydratase: MKKALITGITGQDGSYLAEFLLSKGYEVHGIIRRASTFNTSRIDHIYVDPHTKGARFFLHYGDLADGEQITNVIYNIKPDEIYHLGAQSHVRVSFDIPEYTGNITALGTTRILETIKRSGIKTKFYQASSSEMFGSSSPPQNEDTPFQPRSPYACAKVYAYWMVKNYREGYGLFASNGILFNHESPRRGETFVTRKISRAVANIITGKQKKLYLGNLEAKRDWGFAPEYVEVMWLILQQDSPDDYVIGTGESHSVREFVEKAFSYAGIEIEWKGEGVNERGIVKSVKKNVTAVKTGDVIIEIDPRYFRPTEVDFLLADITKAKRVLGWQPRTTFDELIKIMVDYDMKSVGLEPQGEGIKISEEKGFGYTEHRISKL; the protein is encoded by the coding sequence ATGAAAAAAGCTTTAATTACCGGAATTACTGGACAGGATGGATCTTATTTAGCAGAATTTTTACTTTCAAAGGGTTATGAGGTGCATGGAATTATAAGAAGGGCAAGTACCTTTAATACAAGTCGCATTGACCATATTTATGTAGACCCTCACACAAAAGGAGCAAGGTTTTTTCTTCACTACGGAGATTTAGCAGACGGGGAACAGATTACAAATGTTATTTACAACATAAAACCTGATGAAATTTATCATCTTGGAGCACAATCTCATGTGAGAGTTTCTTTTGATATTCCAGAATATACAGGAAATATTACAGCACTCGGCACAACCAGAATCTTAGAAACAATAAAAAGAAGCGGTATAAAGACAAAGTTTTATCAGGCATCAAGCAGTGAAATGTTTGGCTCATCCTCACCACCACAGAATGAAGATACACCATTTCAGCCAAGAAGTCCATATGCCTGTGCTAAAGTATACGCATACTGGATGGTAAAAAACTATAGAGAGGGTTACGGTTTATTTGCGAGTAATGGGATTCTTTTTAACCATGAAAGCCCCCGGAGAGGTGAAACTTTTGTAACAAGAAAAATCTCGAGAGCAGTAGCTAATATAATTACAGGAAAACAGAAAAAACTCTATCTTGGTAATTTAGAAGCAAAAAGGGACTGGGGATTTGCTCCTGAATATGTTGAAGTAATGTGGCTGATTTTACAGCAGGATTCTCCAGATGATTATGTTATAGGAACAGGAGAAAGCCATTCTGTAAGGGAATTTGTTGAGAAGGCATTTTCCTATGCGGGGATAGAAATTGAATGGAAGGGAGAGGGAGTTAATGAAAGAGGTATTGTAAAAAGTGTAAAAAAGAATGTAACTGCCGTAAAAACAGGTGATGTAATAATTGAAATTGACCCAAGATATTTTCGCCCGACAGAAGTTGATTTTCTTCTGGCAGACATAACAAAAGCTAAAAGAGTTCTTGGGTGGCAACCAAGAACAACTTTTGATGAGCTTATAAAAATTATGGTTGATTATGACATGAAATCAGTTGGTCTTGAACCACAAGGAGAAGGGATAAAGATTTCAGAAGAAAAAGGCTTTGGTTACACAGAGCATAGAATTTCGAAATTATAG
- a CDS encoding four helix bundle protein, translating into MTYKNLKVWKLADEFAYEVYKTTGTFPKEEMFGIVSQLRRAAVSIPTNIVEGYSRKGDKELTRFVNIAIGSLAEVEYLLSFSFKLGYLDESSYQNLESIRSQLGKLLWRFYKKISG; encoded by the coding sequence ATGACCTATAAAAACTTAAAGGTCTGGAAATTGGCAGATGAATTTGCTTATGAAGTATATAAGACCACAGGAACATTCCCAAAAGAAGAGATGTTTGGCATAGTTTCACAGTTAAGAAGAGCCGCAGTATCAATTCCAACAAATATTGTAGAAGGCTATTCAAGAAAAGGCGATAAAGAATTAACAAGGTTTGTAAACATAGCTATAGGTTCTCTTGCGGAGGTGGAATATCTATTAAGTTTTTCTTTCAAATTAGGTTACCTTGATGAAAGCAGCTATCAGAATTTGGAAAGTATTAGAAGTCAACTTGGGAAACTCCTTTGGAGGTTTTATAAGAAGATTAGCGGGTAA
- a CDS encoding ATP-binding protein, translating into MEKLKNILQWWFEYQIPPFIERNGYDGLLDTRLIPVLIGPRRSGKSTLFFQLISKLRKDVPSQNIVYINYEDDRLLPFEGGELAKLLDVYRQFFEVAPEAPIFLFLDEIQNVPNWEKVIWRIYETEANVKLFITGSNSKMLSSDIATALRGRTLTYKVFPLSFREYLGFKGVQVPQIDRLPYSGRKNEILFFFSQYMRYGGFPEVVLAETMQEKEAILKEYLHTVFFADIVQRYSIRQIKVLDNFIKILTRQMSCLVSMGKMAASLESIGFKVSKSTLIEYLGYLEDAFLGKTVSIFSYLVKDQLQYPKKFYLLDNGMYQVTSFIKEKDWGRLLENMVFCHLYRKYDDLYYWKSSSGYEVDFVLPQFFGQNDEFPLIQVCYDLTSEKSETREIRALELAAKEFKVSKALIITRDLRASFERNGLEIEVKPFYQWALG; encoded by the coding sequence CTGTTCTCATTGGTCCTCGGAGAAGCGGCAAGAGCACTCTTTTTTTTCAGCTTATTAGTAAGTTAAGGAAAGATGTGCCATCGCAGAATATAGTTTATATTAATTATGAAGATGATAGGCTTTTACCATTCGAGGGTGGAGAACTTGCGAAACTGCTGGATGTATACAGGCAGTTTTTTGAGGTTGCTCCTGAGGCGCCAATCTTTTTATTTCTGGATGAAATTCAAAACGTTCCAAACTGGGAGAAAGTCATCTGGCGGATTTATGAGACCGAAGCCAATGTTAAGTTGTTTATAACTGGGTCGAATTCAAAAATGTTGAGCTCTGATATTGCTACGGCTCTCAGGGGGCGTACATTGACATATAAAGTGTTTCCCCTTTCTTTTCGAGAATATCTGGGCTTCAAAGGGGTACAGGTTCCTCAAATAGATCGTTTGCCCTATTCCGGTCGAAAGAATGAAATTCTGTTCTTTTTTTCACAATATATGAGGTATGGTGGATTCCCTGAAGTTGTGCTGGCGGAGACGATGCAGGAAAAAGAGGCTATCCTGAAAGAGTATCTTCACACCGTTTTTTTCGCTGATATTGTTCAACGTTACAGCATCCGTCAGATAAAAGTACTGGATAACTTTATAAAAATTCTCACCCGCCAGATGTCCTGTCTGGTTAGTATGGGGAAAATGGCTGCAAGTTTAGAGTCGATCGGATTCAAGGTGTCCAAAAGCACGCTGATTGAGTATCTGGGCTATCTTGAAGATGCGTTTTTAGGGAAGACGGTATCCATATTTTCCTATTTGGTGAAGGACCAGCTCCAGTATCCGAAAAAGTTCTATCTACTGGATAATGGAATGTATCAGGTAACATCTTTTATTAAGGAAAAGGACTGGGGACGCCTTCTTGAAAACATGGTCTTCTGCCATCTTTATCGAAAATATGACGACCTCTATTACTGGAAGAGTTCCAGCGGGTATGAAGTTGATTTTGTTCTGCCACAGTTTTTCGGTCAGAATGATGAATTCCCTCTTATCCAGGTGTGCTACGATTTAACGTCGGAGAAAAGTGAGACTCGAGAGATTCGTGCGTTGGAACTGGCGGCAAAGGAATTCAAGGTAAGCAAAGCTCTTATCATTACCAGAGACCTGAGAGCGAGTTTTGAGCGAAATGGCTTAGAGATTGAAGTCAAGCCTTTTTATCAGTGGGCGTTGGGGTGA